The proteins below come from a single Parcubacteria group bacterium genomic window:
- a CDS encoding nucleotidyltransferase domain-containing protein, with product MLEEKYQKQISAILRKRLGGEAKFFVFGSSLGEGMFSDVDVAISGDIFDEKAIALAKEDLEESHLPYKVDLVYLKKADENFQAKLLNEKKIWLI from the coding sequence ATGTTAGAGGAAAAATATCAAAAACAGATCAGCGCTATTTTGAGAAAGAGGCTGGGCGGTGAGGCCAAGTTTTTTGTGTTTGGTTCCAGTCTGGGTGAGGGCATGTTTTCCGATGTTGATGTGGCCATTTCAGGCGATATTTTCGATGAAAAAGCAATTGCCCTGGCGAAGGAAGATTTGGAGGAATCACATTTACCCTATAAAGTTGATTTGGTCTATCTCAAAAAAGCAGATGAAAATTTTCAAGCTAAATTATTAAATGAGAAAAAAATATGGCTTATTTAG
- a CDS encoding HI0074 family nucleotidyltransferase substrate-binding subunit, with amino-acid sequence MAYLGEKIGQLEQALTAWKKALDAPFNDLNRDATIQRYEFSFELFWKVVKIYLKELESIECASPKACFREVRNILELSEEEIETCLSMTDDRNLSVHTYSEKMANDLYAKFPKYLEVARKVLREIKKKR; translated from the coding sequence ATGGCTTATTTAGGCGAAAAAATTGGGCAATTAGAACAAGCGCTAACTGCTTGGAAAAAGGCGCTGGACGCACCTTTTAATGACCTTAATCGTGACGCTACAATTCAACGCTATGAATTTTCTTTTGAGCTTTTTTGGAAAGTGGTGAAAATTTATTTGAAAGAACTCGAAAGTATCGAATGCGCATCGCCCAAGGCTTGTTTCCGCGAAGTACGAAATATTTTGGAACTGAGTGAAGAAGAAATTGAAACCTGTCTTTCTATGACGGATGATCGCAATTTGTCGGTGCATACGTATTCGGAAAAAATGGCCAATGATCTTTATGCCAAATTTCCCAAGTATCTTGAAGTGGCGAGAAAGGTTTTGCGGGAAATTAAGAAGAAAAGATAA
- the lgt gene encoding prolipoprotein diacylglyceryl transferase encodes MNNFLDFYQHIPEKINPEIMHFGFFSVGWYALMYAVALLVVWLLLKKRLQLFEDKKIFSKLEEGRNISAKNKLQKKQEVLLDFLLFCFFGVIIGGRLGYVFFYNFPFYSAHPLAIISPFDLDTGKLIGIYGMSYHGGLLGVLIAAWIFIKKYKINFWALADFIIPVIPAGYFFGRIGNFLNGELYGRVTVSRFGMYFPADPTGVLRYPSQLYEAFLEGFLLFIFFWFWRNYKSFSGKFLALYLIGYAGARFAGEFFREPDPQIGFIFGNFTLGQIFSLAMFFGGLILLFLKKNKKPLLPSGEDVMQS; translated from the coding sequence ATGAATAATTTCTTAGACTTCTATCAGCACATTCCTGAAAAAATCAATCCCGAAATAATGCATTTCGGATTTTTTTCTGTCGGCTGGTATGCTCTGATGTATGCGGTGGCGCTTTTGGTTGTTTGGCTGCTTTTGAAAAAAAGATTGCAGCTTTTTGAGGATAAAAAAATTTTTTCTAAACTCGAGGAGGGAAGAAATATCAGTGCAAAAAATAAATTACAAAAAAAGCAAGAAGTGCTTTTAGATTTTTTACTATTTTGTTTTTTTGGTGTCATCATCGGTGGACGCTTGGGCTATGTTTTTTTCTATAATTTCCCATTTTATTCTGCGCATCCTTTGGCAATCATTTCTCCGTTTGATTTGGACACGGGAAAACTGATTGGCATTTATGGTATGAGTTATCACGGAGGACTTCTTGGCGTTCTAATCGCCGCTTGGATTTTTATTAAAAAATACAAAATTAATTTTTGGGCGCTCGCGGATTTTATTATTCCCGTCATTCCTGCCGGCTATTTTTTCGGCCGGATCGGCAATTTTTTGAACGGCGAACTTTATGGACGAGTGACGGTTTCACGCTTTGGGATGTATTTTCCGGCCGATCCAACCGGTGTTTTACGCTATCCATCACAGCTCTATGAAGCCTTTTTGGAGGGATTTTTACTATTTATATTTTTTTGGTTTTGGCGCAATTATAAAAGTTTCTCAGGAAAATTTTTAGCGCTCTATCTCATCGGTTATGCCGGCGCGCGTTTCGCGGGTGAATTTTTTCGCGAACCGGATCCGCAAATCGGATTTATTTTTGGCAATTTCACATTGGGACAAATATTTTCTCTCGCAATGTTTTTTGGTGGATTGATTTTACTTTTTTTGAAAAAAAATAAAAAGCCTCTTCTCCCCTCGGGAGAGGATGTCATGCAATCATGA
- a CDS encoding aminotransferase class I/II-fold pyridoxal phosphate-dependent enzyme, which produces MFERTKNLRLSVIKQMELRASKFPDVISLAQGVPSFDTPECIKRRVELALKNGVVAKYSLSPGLSELRELIEVKLAEAGMFYDFEKEIIVTAGSIEGITATLFAITNPGDEIIIPEPTYTSYREVILLAGCQPVFVSLDEGNGWAFNLEKYEAAITPKTKAIFYCNPNNPTGTIYSKEQLLGLARLAEKHNLYLISDEVYKDFIFDSNEKIFSLAELPELRKRVIRLFSFSKSFAMTGWRVAYLHTDESIAKEILKVHDSLVTCAPVISQYAAMGALEMGDRDVEFFNREYEKRRDLICRRLDKLSHIFSYVKPTSAYYVFPRILKTDFDFGEIKDCPDSLSWRFALGLLEKAQVAVVPGVAFGPSGKNHVRMSFGRSAQDINRAFDRMEKLFGK; this is translated from the coding sequence ATGTTTGAACGCACAAAAAATTTACGACTGTCTGTGATTAAGCAGATGGAACTACGGGCTTCTAAGTTTCCGGATGTCATTTCCTTGGCGCAAGGCGTGCCGAGTTTTGATACGCCAGAGTGCATTAAACGGCGCGTGGAACTGGCCCTCAAAAATGGTGTGGTGGCGAAATATTCGCTTTCTCCGGGACTTTCTGAACTGCGCGAGCTAATTGAAGTGAAACTGGCGGAGGCGGGGATGTTTTATGATTTTGAAAAAGAAATTATTGTGACGGCTGGCTCGATTGAAGGCATTACAGCAACATTATTTGCCATTACGAATCCTGGTGATGAAATCATTATTCCTGAGCCGACCTATACTTCGTACCGCGAAGTGATCTTGCTCGCTGGATGCCAACCGGTATTTGTTTCACTTGATGAAGGAAATGGTTGGGCGTTTAACTTAGAAAAATATGAAGCGGCGATCACGCCAAAAACCAAAGCAATTTTCTATTGCAATCCAAACAACCCGACCGGGACGATCTATTCCAAAGAACAACTCTTGGGACTGGCACGGCTCGCCGAAAAACATAACCTCTATCTCATTTCCGATGAAGTATATAAGGATTTTATTTTCGATTCCAATGAGAAAATTTTTAGTCTGGCGGAATTGCCGGAATTGCGCAAAAGAGTGATTCGGCTGTTCAGTTTTTCCAAATCTTTTGCGATGACCGGTTGGCGTGTGGCGTACCTCCACACCGACGAAAGTATTGCCAAAGAAATATTGAAAGTTCATGATTCGTTGGTCACTTGCGCCCCGGTCATTTCGCAATACGCGGCAATGGGAGCGCTTGAAATGGGGGATCGTGACGTCGAATTTTTTAATCGGGAATATGAAAAAAGGCGCGATCTGATTTGTCGCCGATTGGACAAATTGAGTCATATTTTTAGCTACGTAAAACCCACCAGTGCCTATTATGTTTTTCCCCGCATTTTGAAAACTGATTTTGATTTTGGCGAGATCAAGGATTGTCCGGATAGTTTGTCGTGGCGTTTCGCACTGGGACTGTTAGAAAAAGCGCAAGTGGCGGTTGTGCCTGGTGTGGCCTTTGGACCGAGCGGAAAAAATCATGTGCGGATGAGTTTTGGGCGGAGTGCGCAAGATATTAATCGGGCGTTTGATCGGATGGAAAAATTGTTTGGCAAATAA
- a CDS encoding NUDIX domain-containing protein — protein MEQEVRISMKEGQGIMIGVDVAVFDSAGRVLLGKRLSKVGYGQWGFPGGHLKQNEKLLDAADREIDEELGCGIEIEVSKKVLVAREDRLEPYRLHHITIILEGKHIGGEAMVNEPLRCEKWEWFDYDNLPESLFAGIKEALDNQRNNESTVITGLNSF, from the coding sequence ATGGAGCAGGAAGTAAGGATAAGCATGAAAGAAGGTCAGGGAATTATGATAGGTGTTGATGTGGCTGTGTTTGATAGCGCAGGAAGAGTGCTTCTTGGAAAAAGGTTATCAAAAGTTGGTTATGGCCAGTGGGGTTTTCCTGGCGGGCATCTTAAGCAAAACGAAAAGTTGCTTGACGCTGCCGACAGAGAGATAGATGAAGAGCTGGGATGTGGGATTGAAATCGAGGTGTCAAAAAAAGTTCTAGTGGCGAGAGAGGATCGACTTGAGCCATATCGGTTACATCACATAACGATAATATTAGAAGGGAAGCATATCGGAGGTGAGGCAATGGTGAATGAGCCGCTGAGATGTGAAAAATGGGAGTGGTTTGATTATGATAATCTCCCTGAGTCTTTGTTTGCAGGAATTAAAGAAGCGCTGGATAATCAAAGGAATAATGAATCAACTGTTATTACTGGCTTAAATAGTTTTTAG
- a CDS encoding Mur ligase family protein: MKTIFKPILKFYLKLIAKLVLAIHRPKIIAVAGSVNKTFVRDEIKKILEKKGRKVRANPRNFNTDIGLPLAILGLSSGYNSFQEWRPVISAAFRAIWQKNFPEYLVLELGVSCPGDMRYLLSIIEPEISVVTDITQRYLESFPTMNDLVAEYIILAEKTKKSGAVILNHDNLRVKELAKKSHAPVSYFGETSESKKDWKIGKIEKIEIGQIVEIEHDEKAEKITLSRFGRHHAFALVASLAVEELIGKK; encoded by the coding sequence ATGAAAACAATTTTCAAACCCATCCTAAAATTTTATCTCAAGCTAATCGCTAAATTAGTTTTGGCGATTCATCGTCCGAAAATTATTGCGGTGGCGGGGAGTGTGAATAAGACTTTTGTGCGGGATGAAATCAAAAAGATTTTGGAGAAAAAAGGAAGAAAAGTTAGGGCAAATCCACGTAATTTTAACACAGACATCGGGCTTCCCTTGGCCATTCTAGGCCTATCCAGTGGATATAATTCTTTTCAAGAATGGCGGCCAGTGATCAGTGCTGCTTTTCGGGCAATCTGGCAAAAAAACTTTCCCGAATATCTGGTTTTGGAGTTGGGTGTTTCTTGTCCCGGTGATATGCGCTATCTGCTTTCAATCATCGAACCGGAAATTTCTGTCGTGACGGATATCACGCAAAGATATTTAGAATCTTTTCCTACGATGAATGATCTTGTCGCGGAGTATATTATCCTGGCCGAAAAAACGAAAAAAAGCGGTGCGGTGATTTTGAATCATGATAATCTGCGGGTTAAGGAGCTGGCAAAAAAATCGCATGCTCCAGTCAGCTATTTCGGCGAAACAAGCGAGAGTAAAAAAGATTGGAAAATCGGGAAAATTGAGAAGATAGAAATCGGACAAATTGTAGAAATAGAACACGATGAAAAAGCAGAAAAAATTACTCTGTCACGTTTTGGCCGGCACCATGCATTCGCATTGGTAGCTAGCTTGGCGGTGGAAGAATTAATTGGTAAAAAATAA
- a CDS encoding RNA-binding protein gives MAQKLYVGGLSYSTTQDGLKDYFSQAGAVATAIIITDKMSGRSKGFGFVEMASDEEATKAIEMFDGKEFEGRTLTVNEARPMEERPRTGGFRKPGGGDGGFGGSRRY, from the coding sequence ATGGCACAAAAACTATACGTGGGAGGACTCTCCTACAGTACAACACAAGACGGCTTGAAAGATTATTTCTCTCAAGCAGGAGCCGTTGCGACAGCTATTATCATCACTGATAAGATGTCTGGTCGTTCAAAGGGTTTCGGTTTTGTGGAAATGGCTTCTGACGAAGAAGCTACAAAAGCTATCGAAATGTTTGACGGAAAAGAGTTCGAAGGAAGAACTTTGACTGTTAATGAAGCTCGCCCAATGGAGGAAAGACCAAGAACTGGTGGTTTCCGAAAACCAGGCGGCGGCGATGGTGGTTTTGGTGGATCAAGGAGATACTAG
- a CDS encoding DUF5654 family protein, which translates to MKKIEEKLIGELAKVKSEVRNRTVKYIVAALGLVAGLAWNDAIKAFIDYFFPQDQNSLRAKLAYAVVITLIVVVASFYLARLEKKEEKKAEAEMKKGKQ; encoded by the coding sequence ATGAAAAAAATTGAAGAAAAATTGATCGGGGAGCTGGCGAAAGTGAAAAGCGAGGTGCGCAACCGGACGGTGAAATATATCGTTGCGGCGCTTGGACTCGTAGCTGGTCTGGCCTGGAATGACGCCATTAAAGCCTTTATCGACTATTTTTTCCCACAGGATCAAAACAGCCTCAGAGCTAAACTGGCCTATGCGGTAGTGATTACTTTGATCGTGGTAGTCGCCAGTTTTTATCTGGCACGCCTGGAGAAAAAAGAAGAGAAAAAAGCGGAGGCGGAGATGAAGAAGGGGAAACAATAA
- a CDS encoding D-alanine--D-alanine ligase family protein yields the protein MKKINIAVIFGGQSGEHEVSLSSAQAVMKNLNQEKYRIIPIAITKGGNWLIGEKGAQYLKNNSDKLGKEGAISLEKSQSLVTLQRGERSLLNFTEGDLSGEKIDRVFPLIHGPFGEDGRLQGMLDMLGVPYVFSGVLAHALGMNKPKAKVIAKNFGVSVAKDLVLKKENYTLENILEKIDLPVVIKPAELGSSVGISIAKTETELEKGIADAFRYGSEVLLEQYIKGRELTVTVMGNADPKVLAITEIIPLISEFYDYKAKYETGGSRHICPAEIPVEFQKKLEAYAIKTFQAIGCADLARVDFMYDEKNSEAYFIDINTVPGMTPTSLAPEAARQAGMGFPVFLDELISGALLKK from the coding sequence ATGAAAAAAATAAACATCGCGGTGATTTTTGGTGGTCAGTCTGGCGAGCATGAAGTGTCCCTTTCTTCGGCGCAGGCGGTAATGAAAAACCTTAATCAGGAAAAATATCGCATCATTCCAATTGCAATTACAAAAGGCGGAAATTGGTTGATCGGAGAAAAAGGCGCGCAGTATCTGAAAAATAATTCTGATAAACTTGGTAAGGAAGGTGCGATCAGTCTCGAGAAATCTCAGAGCTTGGTGACTCTTCAAAGGGGAGAGCGTAGTCTTTTGAATTTTACCGAAGGTGATCTTTCTGGTGAAAAAATTGATCGAGTATTCCCGCTTATCCACGGGCCGTTTGGCGAAGACGGACGTTTGCAGGGGATGCTGGATATGCTGGGTGTTCCGTATGTTTTTTCCGGAGTTTTGGCGCATGCGCTAGGGATGAATAAACCAAAAGCAAAAGTAATTGCTAAAAATTTTGGTGTCAGTGTTGCGAAAGATCTGGTCTTGAAAAAAGAAAATTATACGCTAGAAAATATTTTAGAAAAGATCGATTTGCCTGTTGTGATTAAACCGGCAGAACTGGGATCATCGGTCGGAATTTCTATTGCGAAAACTGAAACGGAATTGGAGAAAGGAATTGCGGATGCCTTTCGCTATGGATCGGAAGTGCTCTTGGAACAATATATCAAAGGGCGCGAGCTGACAGTGACGGTGATGGGAAATGCTGATCCGAAAGTGTTGGCAATCACAGAAATCATTCCACTCATTTCCGAGTTCTATGATTACAAAGCCAAATATGAAACCGGAGGAAGTCGGCACATTTGTCCGGCAGAGATTCCAGTAGAGTTTCAGAAAAAATTGGAAGCTTATGCCATCAAAACTTTTCAAGCAATCGGTTGCGCGGATCTCGCGCGGGTGGATTTTATGTATGATGAAAAAAATAGCGAAGCCTATTTTATCGACATCAACACTGTGCCTGGCATGACTCCGACCAGTCTTGCTCCAGAGGCAGCGCGTCAGGCTGGAATGGGTTTTCCAGTATTTTTGGATGAGTTGATTTCGGGCGCGCTATTGAAAAAATAA
- a CDS encoding helix-turn-helix domain-containing protein, whose product MRKKQTPQKLEVALLQLKLTEKEVAAYLALLENGASTVQDISRASGVNRVSIYAALDKLKLKGLVAESRKGKKKLFVAEDPQNLEKLVIERQAETKLEMQLLQNTILPMLKMIDISQENKPQIKFFEGREGIEQVFEQYILKHHSVINCGSYETATKVVSERDELAYFQEIKERKIFYRMILEDTPLNHKFAHVAKGIAHTKFLLPEIKISADVVISGAVTALISYDRKTATVIEDASIAQAIKMYLDFMWDRL is encoded by the coding sequence ATGAGAAAGAAACAAACGCCGCAAAAGTTAGAAGTGGCTCTTTTACAATTAAAACTGACCGAGAAAGAAGTGGCTGCTTACCTGGCTCTTTTGGAAAACGGTGCATCGACTGTGCAGGATATTTCGCGGGCATCAGGAGTGAACCGCGTGAGCATCTATGCGGCGCTGGATAAGTTGAAGCTTAAGGGACTCGTGGCGGAAAGTCGCAAAGGAAAAAAGAAATTGTTTGTGGCGGAAGATCCGCAAAACCTGGAAAAGTTGGTTATCGAGAGGCAAGCAGAAACAAAATTGGAAATGCAACTTTTACAAAATACCATTTTGCCAATGCTCAAAATGATTGATATCAGTCAAGAAAATAAACCGCAAATCAAATTCTTCGAAGGGAGGGAAGGAATTGAGCAGGTTTTTGAGCAATACATTCTCAAGCATCATTCTGTCATCAATTGCGGATCCTACGAAACGGCGACCAAAGTTGTCTCGGAAAGAGACGAGCTGGCCTATTTCCAAGAGATTAAAGAGCGAAAAATTTTCTATCGCATGATCTTGGAAGACACGCCACTTAATCACAAATTTGCTCACGTGGCCAAGGGCATCGCGCACACTAAATTTCTTTTGCCGGAAATAAAAATTTCTGCCGACGTGGTCATTTCCGGAGCAGTCACAGCGCTTATTTCCTACGACCGCAAAACCGCGACTGTCATCGAAGATGCGTCTATCGCTCAAGCGATTAAGATGTACCTGGATTTTATGTGGGACAGGTTGTAG